Proteins encoded in a region of the Bombyx mori chromosome 23, ASM3026992v2 genome:
- the LOC101741081 gene encoding glucose-1-phosphatase isoform X2: MLKFLTCFIILISYSNSELILEKVLLLSRHNVRTPLSKSLPQTSPRQWPSWREKSGYLTSKGRLLEGYMGKKPFISGPLKLSKSVVDSFIMEYYEGFPSNEVAWGQIKSEDEWSTILNLSRAYLNAIFTIKLISLDLSKPLLGYLSSFLLNDNSPKVVLLMGHDANIYTVLSAMDFKPHVLHGQYEAVPAGGKIVFQKWFNMLNGSYHMKIEYVYQTADKMRNGVKLSLDEPPEFTTLELKACTVDKDGYCPWNEFKTLLEELIA; this comes from the exons atgttaAAGTTTTTAACATGTTTCATCATTTTGATTTCGTATTCGAATTCTGAACTGATACTCGAAAAGGTTTTGTTGCTTAGTAGGCATAATGTGAGGACTCCATTGTCTAAATCATTACCGCAAACTTCCCCAAGACAATGGCCTTCCTGGAGAGAAAAAAGTGGTTACTTAACGTCGAAAGGAAGGCTTCTAGAGGGATACATGG GAAAGAAGCCATTCATATCAGGTCCGTTGAAATTAAGCAAATCTGTGGTGGATTCCTTCATTATGGAATATTATGAGGGGTTTCCATCGAACGAAGTGGCATGGGGACAAATAAAATCTGAAGATGAATGGAgtacaatattaaatttgaGCAGAGCTTATCTCAATGCTATTTTcactattaaattaatatctctAGATTTGTCAAAACCATTATTAGGTTACCTATCAAGTTTTTTATTGAACGATAATAGCCCTAAAGTTGTATTACTTATGGGTCACGATGCGAACATTTACACAGTTCTAAGCGCAATGGACTTTAAGCCTCATGTTTTACATGGTCAGTATGAAGCCGTACCGGCTGGAGGGAAGATTGTGTTTCAGAAATGGTTCAACATGCTCAACGGGAGCTATCATATGAAAATAGAATATGTATATCAAACTGCAGATAAAATGAGGAACGGAGTGAAATTGTCTCTTGATGAGCCCCCTGAATTTACTACTTTAGAATTGAAGGCTTGCACCGTAGACAAAGATGGTTACTGCCCGTGGAAcgaatttaaaactttattagAGGAATTGATTgcctaa
- the LOC101741081 gene encoding glucose-1-phosphatase isoform X1, whose protein sequence is MLKFLTCFIILISYSNSELILEKVLLLSRHNVRTPLSKSLPQTSPRQWPSWREKSGYLTSKGRLLEGYMDYKNSPLCKQEGLCDMLTDENRPMVITGKKPFISGPLKLSKSVVDSFIMEYYEGFPSNEVAWGQIKSEDEWSTILNLSRAYLNAIFTIKLISLDLSKPLLGYLSSFLLNDNSPKVVLLMGHDANIYTVLSAMDFKPHVLHGQYEAVPAGGKIVFQKWFNMLNGSYHMKIEYVYQTADKMRNGVKLSLDEPPEFTTLELKACTVDKDGYCPWNEFKTLLEELIA, encoded by the exons atgttaAAGTTTTTAACATGTTTCATCATTTTGATTTCGTATTCGAATTCTGAACTGATACTCGAAAAGGTTTTGTTGCTTAGTAGGCATAATGTGAGGACTCCATTGTCTAAATCATTACCGCAAACTTCCCCAAGACAATGGCCTTCCTGGAGAGAAAAAAGTGGTTACTTAACGTCGAAAGGAAGGCTTCTAGAGGGATACATGG attACAAGAATTCGCCACTTTGTAAACAAGAGGGTCTCTGTGATATGCTGACAGATGAGAACCGTCCAATGGTTATTACAGGAAAGAAGCCATTCATATCAGGTCCGTTGAAATTAAGCAAATCTGTGGTGGATTCCTTCATTATGGAATATTATGAGGGGTTTCCATCGAACGAAGTGGCATGGGGACAAATAAAATCTGAAGATGAATGGAgtacaatattaaatttgaGCAGAGCTTATCTCAATGCTATTTTcactattaaattaatatctctAGATTTGTCAAAACCATTATTAGGTTACCTATCAAGTTTTTTATTGAACGATAATAGCCCTAAAGTTGTATTACTTATGGGTCACGATGCGAACATTTACACAGTTCTAAGCGCAATGGACTTTAAGCCTCATGTTTTACATGGTCAGTATGAAGCCGTACCGGCTGGAGGGAAGATTGTGTTTCAGAAATGGTTCAACATGCTCAACGGGAGCTATCATATGAAAATAGAATATGTATATCAAACTGCAGATAAAATGAGGAACGGAGTGAAATTGTCTCTTGATGAGCCCCCTGAATTTACTACTTTAGAATTGAAGGCTTGCACCGTAGACAAAGATGGTTACTGCCCGTGGAAcgaatttaaaactttattagAGGAATTGATTgcctaa